The genome window GCTCACCCACACCGCCGCGCAGATCGCCGCGGCCAGGGAGGATCATCATGCAGGTTGATACCCCTCTCTCCGGCCCGGGCCTGCGCCTGCATCTCGTCGAGCTGTTCGCGAAGGAGAACGATCTCCACGCCGTGATCGCAATGGCGCGCGAGGCCGAAGCGTTCATCCTCGGCTCGGCCGCCTCGGCGCGGATTCCCGAGATCTCGGCCGAGGCGCTCGCGGCCGGGATCCTCGCGGAATCGGAACGGGCGGCCAAGTTGGAGGCGGAGATCTCCGGCCCGTTCGCCGACAACGATCCACCGCCAACGGCCGAAGAACCGCCGCATCGCACCCGAGTATCGTGGACCCCCGCTCTGGTCGATCAACTGGAGCGCCTGATCGCTGCCGGACTGTCATACAAAACCGTTGCCGAAAAACTGGGTATCGACGTGGATCCCGGCGCGGTTGCCGCTCAGGTAAGCCTGCGCAAGCTGAACAAGAAGTATCCGCGTAGTCGACGCGGCGCGCTGTTGTTCGAACCCTATCCGCTGGACGCCCCGTGGCCGCGCCCTGCCTCGTCTCCCATCGTAATCGTTGCCCCCGCCGACCGGAAAAAGCAGGGCATGGATACGTTCAATTCACGGGTTAAGGCTCTGGCCGCCGGGGCGGCCTCCGGCTGGGATACAGACATCAACGTCGATGAATTCAAGGCCCATCTCAACGCGGGAGAGACCTTCGTCGACCTAGCCGAACGCTATCGTGCCCCGAGCTGGCAGTCGGTCCGGGCGTTCGCCCTTGCACACAATCTGCTCTCCAAGTCAGCCTCCGGTTCCTGGGTTCGCCCCGGCAACCTTGCGGCTGTTTCTGGTCCCACTGGTCAGGAGCGGATGCGGAAGTGCCTGCGGTGCGGGAGCGAGTTCCTCTCCGAAGGCCCCGGCAACCGCATCTGCCCAGATTGCAAACCTGCGGTGAATGCAGCCTACGAGCCTGTGTCCGCGAAGGTAGGGCCGTGATGCCCGCCGCCGTCACCTCCGCCGAACTGCGCCGCGCGCTCGCCGATCTGGCGATGCGGTCGGCGTNGGCCCGTGGTAGGCCGGAGGGACCGGGAGGCGCGGCCGGTGGCCGACGCTGGCCGCCTCGCGCGCGCCGGCCGCGCCGATCCGGACGGAGGCCGCTGATGGTCCGCCCCGGCGACACCTCCACGCTCGACCTGTTCGCGGGGCTGGAACCGTCCGGCGAGCCGATGGTGAAGCGGTTCGAGGAAGTCGTCACCCGCGCGGCCACCCTGCGGGCGACGATCGCCCGCGCGGTCTCGGCCGCGATGAAGGAATACGGCAAGCCTCGCGCTGAGATCGCCGCCGAGATGGCGGCGTCCCTCGGCGAGGACGTGACCGAGAACATGCTCAACGCCTACGCCAGCGAAGCTCGCGAAGGCCACACCATCCCTTACGTCCGTCTGCTCGCGCTGGTGCTGATCACCGGCGACGCCCGGCTGCTGCAGCTCGGCGCCGAGATGATCAATCACGTGGTGGCGGACGCCCGGTACCTGAGCTGGATCAAGGTCGGCATGGAAGCCGATCGACGCGAGCAGATCACGAAGGCGGCGGCCGAAGCGGACAAGGATTTCGAGCTGTCGCTGCGCGCGGCACGGAAGGGGGTTCGATGATGCGCGAATGGTACACGGCGGCGGAACTCGCCGAGATGAACCTGCCGGGGCTGCCGACAACTAAGCGCGGCATCCACATGATGGCCCAGGGAAGCTGGAAGTCCCGCCCGCGCAAGGGGCGCGGCGGCGGGGTCGAGTATCATCTGTCGTCGCTCCCGGCGACGGTGCAGGCGAAGCTGATCGTCCGTTCAACGGCCGTTGAAAAGGCCGACAATCCCGAGTGCCGCACCGACGATGCCGCGCGCGCGGCCCGCTGGGCGCACTACGACAGCCTGCCCGACAACCGCAAGGCCAAGGCGAAAGAGAAGCTCGCGACGCTGCAGGAGGTGGAAACGCTCCGCCTCGGCGGCATGCCGGTGGACATCGCCGCTCAGCAGGTCGCGGCCTTGCGTGGGGTCGGGCTCTCGACGATCCATTCTTGGCGCAAGAAGGTCGCCGGGGTGCCGAAGGCGGACTGGCTGCCGTATCTCGCCGACCAGTACACCGGGCGCACCGCCACCGAAGAGTGTTCGCCGGACGCCTGGGAGATGATCAAGGGGGACTATCTGCGCCCCGAACAGCCAAACTTTTCGCAGTGCTACCGCAACCTGATGCGCGCCGCGAAAGCGAACGGCTGGTCCGTTCCTTCGGAGCGGACGCTGTTGCGCCGCCTGTCTTCCAGCGTCCATCCGATGGTGGTGGTCTTGAGGCGGAAAGGTCAGGACGCGGCCCTGCGGATGTACCCCGCACTGGAGCGCGATCGTTCGGTGTTCCGGGCGATGGAGGCGGTGAATACCGACGGCCATGTCTGGGACGTGCGGGTGGAATGGCCCGACGGC of uncultured Alphaproteobacteria bacterium contains these proteins:
- a CDS encoding hypothetical protein (Evidence 5 : No homology to any previously reported sequences) — translated: MQVDTPLSGPGLRLHLVELFAKENDLHAVIAMAREAEAFILGSAASARIPEISAEALAAGILAESERAAKLEAEISGPFADNDPPPTAEEPPHRTRVSWTPALVDQLERLIAAGLSYKTVAEKLGIDVDPGAVAAQVSLRKLNKKYPRSRRGALLFEPYPLDAPWPRPASSPIVIVAPADRKKQGMDTFNSRVKALAAGAASGWDTDINVDEFKAHLNAGETFVDLAERYRAPSWQSVRAFALAHNLLSKSASGSWVRPGNLAAVSGPTGQERMRKCLRCGSEFLSEGPGNRICPDCKPAVNAAYEPVSAKVGP
- a CDS encoding Phage-related DNA transposition protein(B), translating into MVRPGDTSTLDLFAGLEPSGEPMVKRFEEVVTRAATLRATIARAVSAAMKEYGKPRAEIAAEMAASLGEDVTENMLNAYASEAREGHTIPYVRLLALVLITGDARLLQLGAEMINHVVADARYLSWIKVGMEADRREQITKAAAEADKDFELSLRAARKGVR